A window of Trichoderma atroviride chromosome 3, complete sequence contains these coding sequences:
- a CDS encoding uncharacterized protein (EggNog:ENOG41), with protein sequence MGSLLRSVLDHTILPPNVPGKREKEERYGEISDNLLTRLLRACKQAESLSSQPFSDAIHSLSVSLEACRELNRGRLDKETMLRYFAQIKPQDVLILHVTEQNAAILVRHEIDENGENSIVLESFETSPTTEHVLAADNALSWDFPGRSVRLTLAQFNDEKLQESLAAFLEKASMESIHSLQAQARKAGKVVSELRDTSDPALITQMLMAILEAIGEFATVPTLRKRVRDDVNLLEAASLPWRRLPFWLVLRVATQRQLEFSLGQSGRACYKLLMSIFFANLLRDATNILAIKEGKVEHTFSMNEIEREKTLLQTHKEAFEGFFNNVTPTVEGSITFANSSVETLWDDVKKETERVIKQLPLRAPEKSFQLSLQNSSDHLNKLLAAKKAPQTSSNVSLDLPSRLTEEIGETHNFFSRIYVLSQLEQKIELDSRRTSSSIEGSESHCRTLADQIHKAFQVIGKVYDGDPILQSAKVLAIFELWMRMDKSALINCPLLSNYRPVFRPALLDALQLPSLTDMKRLLAIQDYLDNRHAKAQHGHIFEDSGAVSFAKQYVKQSEQMKGDMATIERAAQANRDAKIDKWREVTAEYEELTQNINTTSCRCTFEHGVRVIHGCVRCWHWRCRNRLQVQHHEDFLPEHENTKCQIVFELVVPKYLAAYRNATWRILRDLAHPDRLQSKPPFTSLSSCPLLSNFMTADHTGISLASRKKCFIETHYSFSNGLVPMNKIILPFAADFYLYDHEAKIWARDLAKVPTLYHICGIRVPRGISSTILKPQQHPAEDFDGPSSYEIQANITKCPSTMSVAGFSAYQKLLAGKFRRWPKILVELGSSNLDFSSEDTTLTLTQLAVQAGPRPPEDSTALRSVHSIMTDMDFTRRLKEQIENRLESIRTNWRESSGMELLINLSLRAFSLLPDGEMRSEFDHLLKLARAIALKWVNASQEESRKAQDKKDAHRISIYSLKAALLCRRTFEIYMRCETALLSTDLSSWIRASIALQENQAVGINSLPDLVKNMLIHDAKMTFRLGSLIHSAVEAHSGIIGEAIHVDWQNITNRTAQSESSWTFLSSPHQRWIRFVIDEDFGRFQSKQVFHLHILEGHFLVNGKRRGSLPPAMLNDPTTQLLFGDHSLYVYPSSMFGMDYELDRLIEDQIIHFGRRDSRVIIRAQKGDVIYEFIPKEIFKLNLMTFDLPMSLVDSCYHWLNLDESILEIRRHPSIWWSRTRDWKLNFSQRTAVRGENVRLVDPRSAVFQQVANAFQHFEMPQKLTVFQPLARRGTLSVELRHLDLEFYVNNRGILHCRQLKAFLDLNQDAGTWYGLTSKIVLRDMQDEKKRSIIVPNGKLTWARHHSGVHVSSFTKDSDGYFRFDIDETLGRLSAPAEPLLLYKKALYHAVTSFCLPDPLTGVTGTEEAIRILKSGTAQPWSPDCSPNLQEFISLLPQRDYYPAELKRLQRVKWNELLTVTVQSDQFEGLIQKIEEKAAKLIKFSQGKGIHPMPSREETQLRLRAKARRSLYERTVEDTAFLQQSDKVYVPRDRSLDANSCQVYRIANMISSSSPRFEIKRSMQEILEGWDYIDGFNDGSLLSVEPLLNQMEDPIKQRLGSLINLCCDENNVFSPVFQLSLILFRPQADMDVVNFLAAFCSIKELRDLERPQDSGFSEFKERGPPSTENLQQFIAEAFIPCPWVSNNEKKQQRKMESHEKECETQGKLFAEELLKFWPELPNSIDFSEAHNLPLIDVSSALSTVKPEWVRRKQNDLLAAYIGQVDATILQYQDQYNSSSYSLREPGQWQPRISNFLNTKYQELIPSISQDLVVKDGPELFRLGGHFKSTKRKSHDSELQQAPPEIVELGQILDSFSRSPSALRRDYSGDLLRSLEALEHNIHTAGADSRPFIPEMMEIMDAIDDTQAAAASYLQLIKDALWSSDTRFKWLTLGNLLPCKTPIEMLELLQTRANHRFGYDMKEALIHYGCAIAEIQRLNRLRSAILCGDQRAMYEELHNVGHENWDPVQEDSDWLLLEIDSNMLIRTDQVDVARAIINPVSGKNSVLQMNMGKGKTSCIMPMAAAMLANGMDVSRLIVPRALVMQTANMIHARLGGLVGRGIYHIPFSRQTSTADHMLQLYKELHHDMQRSRGLILTSHEHVLSFRLSGLQRLADSKSKEAKTMINFQKWLDTHCRDILDESDFTLSPKTQLNYPSGSEKAVDGHPFRWRVAQGLLSMVCEYVPRLLKGFPGSIEVLATSSWLPTIQFLRTDVEDELHRLIVEDVAAGKAPFLYREVSVNEDTRTAIKRVLSEKNLDEKLFEKAANSFSRPESAKKMLLTVRGFITCKILVLCLAKRWNVQYGLHPHRPPVAVPYMAKGVPSELSEYGHPDVAIILTCLSFYSAGLSYEQFRQAIKHVLDSEDAAFEYEKLTSGSVLPPSLQHWNFINLDDESQMRLLWENLCRTQVVTDYYMNNFVFPLHARQFTIKLQASAWDIPQATEPKTTLKARTTGFSGTNDNSYLLPMTIQQEDLPDLLQTNAEVLSYLLQPRNRGYADLVNHNRRRLSERNMLMKLWNLGIRVLIDAGAYILEMENQDLAKLWLDVDKKAQAAVYFRADNSAWVTFRDPAKRDAPLLATRLANDLRDCVVYFDEAHTRGVDLKLPEDARAALTLALKQTKDTTMQAAMRLRQLRTTQCVTFFAPPEVDMSIRDICGQRFPIKRYIESPHVIFWLLEQTCRANEDLHPLFRAQGIDYCRRANAVLQYPDFLNSEFSKTSLVKVLQQQEHQTLEQLYGGSSHDPLQSLGEMGSAPLQGFVDKLSQNDSTDAWQQDAFGEVEQERELEVQLETERHTEKPIHYEAFPFPGLSSTIVNFLKTGELDTAAGEVDHAFDYIGQAEVGKKHEICSTGSNFFVSNEFCRTIVLYKKKKNVGDRFLRPVEWILWSISTQTALVVIPEEAELLIPRLRLAGNEAKVHLIAYAAPITRSMTPFNQLRYYTLPPIPLDAEFPSWFKVELGILAGRLYMGYEEWNLANAFMRDSQADTRISSTFLLEWLGVRCRANDVLHTPIGYICLGKTPAQDHPFFARTAPVATTMLTAVPTEDVIEEPDNGEWEESDDEEWKEAEDGDWGGDVADEK encoded by the exons ATGGGTTCTCTCCTTCGATCCGTCCTGGATCACACAATCTTACCCCCAAATGTCCctgggaaaagagaaaaagaagagaggtaTGGGGAGATATCTGACAATCTTCTCACCAGACTGCTGCGAGCTTGCAAACAGGCGGAAAGCCTATCAAGTCAGCCGTTCTCTGACGCTATCCACTCTTTGAGCGTATCACTTGAAGCATGCCGCGAGTTGAATCGAGGAAGACTCGACAAAGAAACTATGCTGCGATACTTTGCGCAAATTAAGCCACAGGATGTTCTGATCCTTCATGTGACTGAACAAAACGCCGCCATCCTCGTCAGGCATGAGATCGATGA GAACGGAGAAAACTCAATCGTTTTGGAATCTTTCGAAACGTCCCCAACAACGGAACACGTTCTTGCCGCCGACAATGCCCTTTCTTGGGATTTCCCCGGACGCTCTGTTCGTTTGACTCTTGCACAGTTCAATGATGAGAAGCTTCAGGAGTCACTCGCGGCGTTTCTTGAGAAAGCCAGCATGGAGTCAATCCATAgtctccaagctcaagctcgaAAAGCGGGAAAGGTTGTCTCAGAGCTTCGCGACACATCCGATCCCGCATTGATAACGCAGATGCTTATGGCTATCCTGGAGGCTATCGGAGAATTTGCAACTGTTCCAACTCTCAGAAAGAGAGTTAGAGATGACGTCAATCTTTTGGAGGCTGCATCATTACCATGGAGAAGACTTCCTTTCTGGCTCGTCTTGCGGGTTGCAACCCAAAGACAGCTTGAATTTTCGCTTGGTCAAAGTGGACGAGCTTGTTACAAGTTGTTAATGAGCATTTTCTTTGCCAATTTACTCCGTGACGCTACAAACATACTTGCTATCAAGGAAGGCAAGGTCGAACATACTTTTTCCATGAATGAA ATTGAACGGGAGAAAACTCTCCTGCAAACGCACAAAGAGGCTTTTGAGGGATTCTTCAACAACGTCACGCCGACAGTTGAAGGCTCAATTACATTTGCAAATAGCTCTGTCGAAACTCTCTGGGATGATGTGAAGAAAGAAACTGAACGAGTCATCAAACAGCTTCCCTTACGAGCGCCCGAAAAATCTTTCCAGCTGTCACTTCAGAATAGCAGCGACCATCTCAACAAGCTATTGGCTGCCAAGAAAGCTCCTCAGACCTCGAGTAATGTGTCATTGGATCTCCCTAGTCGTTTGACCGAAGAAATTGGAGAAACTCATAATTTTTTCAGTCGTATATATGTACTCagccagctggagcagaagATTGAGCTCGATAGCCGGCGTACCTCGAGCTCCATCGAAGGTAGTGAAAGTCACTGCCGGACACTTGCTGATCAAATCCACAAGGCCTTTCAGGTGATCGGAAAAGTCTATGATGGCGACCCAATCCTTCAGAGTGCCAAGGTGCTCGCGATATTTGAGCTCTGGATGCGGATGGATAAATCTGCCCTTATTAACTGTCCTCTGTTGAGCAACTATCGCCCTGTCTTCAGGCCCGCACTCCTCGATGCCCTTCAACTGCCCTCCCTGACTGATATGAAGCGCCTCTTAGCAATTCAGGATTACCTTGATAATCGGCATGCAAAAGCTCAACATGGTCACATTTTTGAAGATTCGGGCGCGGTCAGCTTCGCCAAACAATATGTGAAGCAATCAGAGCAGATGAAGGGAGACATGGCAACCATCGAACGTGCAGCGCAGGCGAACCGTGACGCTAAGATTGATAAATGGAGGGAGGTCACAGCTGAGTATGAAGAACTTACTCAAAACATCAATACGACGAGTTGTCGTTGCACGTTTGAACATGGCGTTCGGGTTATTCATGGCTGCGTGAGGTGTTGGCACTGGAGGTGTCGTAATCGGCTCCAGGTGCAACATCACGAAGATTTTCTTCCAGAACACGAGAATACAAAGTGCCAAATTGTTTTCGAATTGGTAGTTCCCAAATACTTGGCTGCATACCGCAATGCAACATGGAGGATTCTGAGAGACTTGGCGCACCCTGACCGCTTACAGTCGAAGCCACCCTTTACTTCGTTATCATCATGTCCTCTACTGTCGAACTTTATGACCGCAGATCACACGGGGATTTCACTCGCATCTCGGAAGAAGTGCTTCATAGAAACACATTACAGTTTCAGTAATGGATTGGTGCCTATGAATAAAATCATCCTGCCATTCGCGGCagatttttatttatatgACCATGAAGCCAAAATCTGGGCGAGGGATCTTGCTAAAGTCCCCACGCTGTATCATATCTGCGGCATTCGTGTCCCAAGAGGGATTTCTAGCACAATTTTGAAACCACAGCAACATCCGGCTGAGGATTTTGACGGACCATCATCTTATGAGATCCAAGCCAATATCACCAAATGCCCATCCACCATGTCTGTAGCAGGGTTTTCGGCATATCAGAAACTCCTTGCTGGCAAATTTCGCCGCTGGCCAAAGATTCTCGTGGAACTGGGCTCTTCCAACCTCGACTTCAGCAGTGAAGATACGACTTTGACACTTACTCAGTTAGCTGTCCAAGCCGGCCCCCGCCCCCCAGAGGATTCGACCGCTCTGCGTAGCGTGCATTCAATTATGACAGACATGGACTTCACTCGGAGATTGAAGGAACAAATTGAGAATCGACTTGAATCTATCCGTACAAATTGGAGAGAATCAAGCGGCATGGAGCTTCTCATCAATCTGAGTTTACgagctttctctctcctgccCGATGGCGAGATGCGCAGCGAGTTTGACCATCTCCTCAAATTAGCTAGGGCTATTGCTCTAAAATGGGTCAACGCATCGCAGGAAGAATCTAGGAAGGCCCAAGACAAAAAGGATGCTCATAGAATCTCCATTTATAGCCTGAAGGCCGCATTACTATGTCGTCGGACTTTCGAGATCTACATGAGATGTGAGACGGCACTTTTGTCGACTGACCTTTCTTCTTGGATTCGAGCTTCAATTGCGCTTCAGGAGAATCAAGCGGTTGGCATCAACAGCTTGCCAGACCTAGTCAAAAACATGCTCATTCATGATGCAAAGATGACTTTTCGTCTTGGCTCTTTGATTCATTCTGCAGTCGAAGCTCATTCAGGCATCATTGGGGAGGCTATTCACGTTGATTGGCAAAATATTACAAATCGTACGGCCCAATCCGAATCATCTTGGacgtttctttcttctccacaTCAAAGATGGATCCGATTTGTTATAGATGAGGACTTTGGGCGCTTTCAAAGCAAACAAGTCTTCCATTTACATATCTTAGAAGGCCATTTCCTCGTTAATGGAAAGAGACGAGGGAGTCTCCCACCAGCTATGCTCAACGATCCCACCACCCAGCTTTTATTTGGAGACCACAGCTTATACGTCTATCCTTCGTCCATGTTCGGTATGGACTATGAACTTGACCGCCTAATTGAAGATCAGATCATTCATTTTGGCCGACGCGACTCTCGGGTCATTATTCGAGCACAGAAAGGAGATGTGATTTACGAATTTATCCCCAAAGAGATATTTAAGCTGAATCTGATGACATTTGATCTACCTATGAGTCTGGTAGATTCTTGCTATCATTGGCTCAATTTAGATGAGAGCATTTTGGAAATTCGGCGACATCCTTCAATTTGGTGGAGCCGGACTCGCGACTGGAAATTGAACTTTTCTCAGCGAACAGCAGTTCGTGGTGAAAACGTGAGACTAGTTGATCCACGATCTGCCGTGTTTCAACAAGTGGCCAATGCATTTCAGCATTTTGAAATGCCACAAAAGCTAACAGTCTTCCAACCGTTGGCACGAAGAGGCACGCTGTCAGTTGAACTACGTCACTTAGATCTTGAGTTCTACGTCAATAACAGGGGCATACTTCACTGCAGGCAGCTCAAAGCCTTCCTCGACCTCAATCAAGACGCTGGAACATGGTATGGGCTTACCAGTAAGATTGTGTTACGAGATATgcaagatgagaagaagagaagcataaTTGTACCCAATGGAAAATTGACATGGGCACGCCACCACAGCGGCGTGCATGTATCCTCTTTCACAAAGGACTCTGATGGGTATTTCCGATTTGACATTGACGAGACTCTTGGCCGCTTATCTGCACCAGCGGAACCACTTTTGCTGTACAAAAAAGCTCTATACCACGCTGTTACATCCTTCTGTTTACCAGATCCTCTAACAGGAGTAACCGGAACGGAGGAAGCAATTCGCATTCTGAAGTCTGGTACAGCCCAACCATGGTCACCAGATTGTTCTCCGAATCTTCAAGAGTTTATATCCCTGCTCCCTCAACGAGATTATTATCCTGCAGAGCTCAAACGTTTACAGAGGGTAAAATGGAATGAGTTGCTTACGGTGACAGTTCAAAGCGACCAATTTGAAGGTCTGATCCAAAAAATAGAGGAGAAGGCAGCCAAGCTCATTAAATTCTCTCAAGGGAAGGGTATTCATCCGATGCCTTCGAGGGAAGAAACCCAGCTGCGGCTCCGTGCAAAAGCTCGCCGCTCGCTATATGAGCGAACAGTTGAAGACACGGCATTTCTACAGCAATCTGATAAGGTGTACGTTCCTCGTGACAGATCATTAGACGCCAATAGCTGCCAGGTTTACAGAATTGCCAATATGATAAGCTCAAGCTCACCTCGGTTCGAGATCAAGCGCAGTATGCAAGAAATTCTTGAGGGCTGGGACTAtattgatggcttcaatgATGGTTCTCTGTTAAGCGTGGAACCTCTCTTGAATCAAATGGAAGACCCAATCAAGCAGCGTTTAGGATCACTCATAAACTTATGCTGTGACGAGAACAATGTTTTCTCACCAGTCTTTCAGCTGAGTCTAATCTTATTTCGCCCCCAGGCTGATATGGACGTTGTCAActtcttggcggcctttTGTTCTATCAAGGAACTCAGAGACTTAGAGCGTCCACAGGACTCTGGCTTTTCGGAATTTAAAGAACGCGGACCTCCTTCAACTGAGAATCTTCAACAGTTCATTGCCGAAGCATTTATACCGTGCCCCTGGGTGTCTAACAACGAGAAAAAACAGCagagaaagatggaaagccaCGAAAAAGAGTGTGAAACCCAAGGGAAATTATTTGCTGAGGAGCTTCTCAAATTTTGGCCTGAGCTTCCCAACAGTATTGACTTCAGCGAGGCCCATAATCTACCCCTTATTGATGTTTCCTCTGCATTAAGCACTGTCAAGCCAGAATGGGTTCGCAGAAAGCAAAATGATCTGTTGGCAGCCTATATAGGTCAAGTTGATGCGACTATTTTGCAATATCAAGACCAGTACAATAGCTCAAGCTACTCTTTGAGGGAACCTGGACAGTGGCAGCCGAGAATTTCAAACTTTCTCAATACCAAGTATCAAGAACTTATACCATCTATTTCGCAAGATCTTGTGGTTAAGGATGGTCCAGAACTTTTTCGACTCGGCGGTCATTTCAAATCTACTAAACGAAAATCACACGACAGCGAGCTTCAACAAGCGCCACCTGAGATTGTCGAGCTAGGTCAAATACTAGACTCCTTCTCTAGGTCGCCAAGTGCCCTGCGTCGTGATTATAGCGGTGATCTTCTTCGCAGTTTGGAAGCCCTGGAGCATAACATCCATACAGCAGGTGCCGATTCGCGACCTTTTATCCCTGAAATGATGGAGATAATGGATGCAATTGATGATACCCAggcagccgcagcctcaTATTTGCAATTGATCAAGGACGCGCTTTGGTCAAGCGATACACGATTCAAGTGGCTCACTTTGGGGAACCTTCTGCCGTGCAAAACTCCTATTGAGATGCTCGAACTTTTGCAAACCCGCGCCAATCATCGATTTGGCTATGACATGAAGGAAGCTCTTATACATTATGGCTGCGCAATCGCCGAGATTCAGAGGTTAAACCGTCTGAGATCCGCTATTCTTTGTGGAGATCAGCGAGCTATGTATGAAGAGCTTCACAATGTCGGCCATGAGAACTGGGATCCTGTGCAAGAAGATTCAGATTGGCTGCTACTTGAGATTGACAGCAACATGTTGATTCGCACGGATCAAGTTGACGTTGCCCGAGCTATCATTAATCCCGTTTCGGGCAAGAATAGCGTGCTACAAATGAACATGGGGAAAG GCAAAACATCATGTATCATGCCCATGGCCGCGGCTATGTTGGCAAATGGCATGGACGTATCCCGCCTTATTGTCCCTAGGGCTCTTGTAATGCAAACAGCTAATATGATACACGCACGACTCGGTGGCCTCGTCGGACGAGGAATATATCATATACCATTCTCGCGACAAACATCCACGGCAGATCATATGCTTCAGCTATACAAGGAGCTGCACCATGATATGCAAAGATCCAGAGGTTTAATCTTAACGAGCCATGAGCATGTGCTATCGTTTAGGCTATCAGGGCTACAGCGCCTTGCGGATAGTAAatccaaagaagccaaaacAATGATCAACTTCCAGAAATGGCTTGATACCCACTGTCGAGATATACTGGATGAATCAGATTTCACACTATCTCCGAAAACTCAGTTGAACTATCCTAGCGGATCAGAAAAAGCAGTCGACGGGCATCCATTCCGATGGCGGGTTGCTCAGGGCCTTTTGTCTATGGTGTGCGAGTATGTGCCGCGATTACTGAAAGGTTTTCCAGGAAGTATAGAAGTTCTGGCAACATCTAGCTGGCTTCCTACTATTCAATTCCTCCGTACTGATGTCGAAGATGAGCTTCACCGGCTCATAGTAGAAGATGTCGCCGCCGGCAAAGCTCCGTTCCTCTACAGAGAAGTGTCAGTCAATGAAGACACGCGAACAGCTATCAAGCGAGTGCTTTCTGAGAAAAATCTTGATGAAAAGCTATTCGAAAAAGCAGCTAATTCTTTCTCACGCCCTGAGAGTGCGAAGAAAATGCTACTCACTGTTCGGGGATTCATTACTTGCAAGATACTGGTACTCTGCCTAGCGAAGCGATGGAACGTGCAATACGGCCTTCATCCGCATCGACCTCCCGTCGCAGTCCCCTATATGGCTAAAGGCGTACCTTCGGAGTTATCCGAGTACGGTCATCCGGATGTCGCCATCATTTTGACATGTCTAAGCTTTTACTCAGCTGGGCTATCATATGAGCAGTTCCGACAAGCCATAAAGCATGTATTGGACTCAGAAGACGCAGCGTTTGAATATGAGAAGTTGACTTCAGGATCAGTTCTACCTCCTTCTCTGCAGCATTGGAACTTTATCAATCTAGACGATGAATCGCAGATGAGGCTACTATGGGAGAATTTATGCCGAACCCAAGTCGTTACCGACTATTATATGAACAATTTCGTCTTCCCCCTTCACGCGCGGCAATTCACCATAAAATTGCAAGCTTCTGCATGGGATATTCCCCAGGCTACCGAACCAAAAACGACCCTCAAGGCACGAACGACAGGCTTCAGTGGCACCAATGATAATAGTTACTTACTACCTATGACCATTCAGCAAGAAGATCTTCCCGATCTTCTTCAGACAAATGCCGAGGTCTTATCGTACCTGCTGCAGCCTCGAAACAGGGGATACGCTGATTTGGTGAATCACAATCGACGGCGCCTCAGTGAGCGAAACATGCTGATGAAGCTATGGAATCTTGGTATCAGGGTTCTAATAGATGCTGGCGCATATATCCTTGAGATGGAAAACCAAGACTTAGCAAAGCTGTGGCTCGATGTCGACAAAAAAGCACAAGCAGCTGTTTATTTTCGTGCTGATAACAGTGCCTGGGTTACCTTCAGAGATCCGGCAAAGAGAGATGCGCCGCTGCTTGCGACACGGCTAGCGAATGATTTGAGAGATTGCGTTGTCTATTTTGATGAGGCTCATACCAGAGGAGTTGACCTGAAATTGCCTGAAGATGCACGGGCAGCACTGACTCTGGCACTCAAGCAGACCAAAGACACAACAATGCAAG CGGCCATGCGTCTTCGACAGCTGCGTACAACTCAATGTGTGACCTTCTTCGCCCCTCCAGAAGTCGATATGAGCATCAGGGATATTTGCGGTCAAAGATTCCCTATTAAACGCTACATCGAGTCTCCTCACGTCATTTTCTGGCTTTTAGAACAAACCTGTCGGGCAAATGAAGACTTGCATCCACTCTTTCGGGCGCAAGGTATCGATTACTGCAGACGCGCAAATGCAGTCCTGCAGTATCCTGACTTTCTTAACTCAGAGTTTTCAAAAACTAGCCTTGTCAAAGTATTGCAACAGCAAGAGCATCAAACTCTGGAGCAGCTATACGGCGGCTCATCTCACGACCCGTTGCAAAGTCTTGGGGAAATGGGCTCTGCTCCCCTTCAAGGATTCGTGGACAAGCTATCTCAAAACGATAGTACTGACGCTTGGCAGCAAGATGCATTTGGTGAGGTGGAGCAAGAGCGTGAGCTCGAAGTACAGCTTGAGACAGAACGCCATACAGAAAAGCCCATTCACTACGAGGCATTCCCATTCCCAGGCCTGAGCTCAACTATCGTAAATTTCTTGAAGACTGGGGAGCTAGATACTGCCGCTGGAGAAGTTGATCATGCCTTTGACTACATTGGTCAGGCGGAAGTTGGCAAAAAGCATGAGATTTGTAGCACTGGATCGAATTTCTTTGTCTCAAACGAATTTTGTCGGACCATTGTGCTctacaagaaaaagaagaatgtgGGCGATCGGTTCCTG CGTCCTGTGGAATGGATTCTCTGGAGCATTTCCACTCAGACCGCCCTGGTTGTCATtccagaagaggctgagctgCTTATTCCGAGGCTTCGACTCGCCGGTAACGAAGCAAAAGTGCATCTCATTGCCTACGCTGCGCCCATCACACGATCTATGACACCTTTTAACCAGCTTCGATACTATACATTGCCGCCAATTCCCCTCGATGCTGAATTCCCTTCGTGGTTCAAAGTGGAGCTGGGCATTTTGGCAGGCCGCCTCTACATGGGCTACGAAGAATGGAACCTCGCAAACGCCTTCATGAGGGACTCTCAAGCGGATACTCGAATTAGCTCTACGTTTCTATTGGAATGGCTTGGTGTTCGCTGCCGAGCGAATGATGTGCTCCACACGCCAATAGGATACATCTGTCTTGGAAAGACACCAGCTCAAGACCATCCGTTTTTCGCGCGAACTGCCCCTGTAGCGACTACGATGCTCACAGCCGTTCCAACTGAGGATGTTATTGAAGAGCCAGACAATGGAGAGTGGGAAGAgtcagatgatgaagaatggaaagaggcagaggatggAGATTGGGGAGGCGATGTCGCTGATGAGAAATGA